Proteins found in one Hypericibacter terrae genomic segment:
- a CDS encoding aspartyl/asparaginyl beta-hydroxylase domain-containing protein gives MAGLKRSWLGKRVVRYGKKARFRLGRLLAAQSTVPNSPVLDLKLFPFLAPLEEHWQDVRAEFDRIYADPEKLPSFHEISPDQKRISKAGHWKAFVFYGFGERSERNCGVCPKTAALLAGIPNLQSAWFSIIGPNYHIPAHSGVTKGILRAHLGLKVPAEAERCSMRVEKEKIVWREGRCIVFDDSYEHEVSNDTGETRAILLLDFDRPMRPLGRAAHRFSIWALKQSPYFRDAKRNMIQWEDRFEANYHDWEAAAR, from the coding sequence ATGGCGGGTTTGAAGCGGTCATGGCTCGGCAAGCGCGTGGTGCGCTACGGCAAGAAGGCCCGGTTTCGCCTGGGGCGGCTGCTGGCGGCGCAGTCCACCGTGCCCAACAGCCCCGTGCTCGACCTGAAGCTGTTCCCCTTCCTGGCGCCACTCGAGGAACATTGGCAGGACGTCCGCGCCGAGTTCGACCGGATCTATGCCGACCCCGAAAAGCTGCCCTCGTTCCACGAGATCTCGCCCGACCAGAAGCGCATCTCGAAGGCCGGCCATTGGAAGGCGTTCGTGTTCTACGGTTTCGGCGAGCGCAGCGAGCGCAATTGCGGGGTCTGCCCCAAGACCGCGGCGCTCCTGGCCGGCATTCCCAACCTGCAATCCGCCTGGTTCTCGATCATCGGGCCGAACTATCACATCCCGGCGCATAGCGGCGTCACCAAGGGCATCCTGCGCGCCCATCTGGGGCTGAAGGTCCCGGCCGAGGCGGAGCGTTGCTCCATGCGGGTGGAGAAGGAGAAGATCGTCTGGCGCGAGGGACGCTGCATCGTGTTCGACGATTCCTACGAGCATGAGGTCTCGAACGACACCGGCGAGACCCGGGCCATCCTTCTGCTCGATTTCGATCGGCCGATGCGGCCTCTGGGCCGGGCCGCCCACCGCTTCTCGATCTGGGCGCTCAAGCAGTCGCCCTATTTCCGCGACGCCAAGCGCAACATGATCCAGTGGGAGGATCGGTTCGAGGCCAACTATCACGATTGGGAAGCGGCGGCGCGCTAG
- a CDS encoding SDR family NAD(P)-dependent oxidoreductase, with translation MNADIPSSVTVVTGASGGIGRSLALALARRGEAVVLIARRKSLLDEAVDEITKAGGRALAIACDVTDREALRAAVAETEQYFGPIGRVIANAGGGKRAAGSTLNAEAIEATMRLNYMGTVHIVEAVLPYMLARGQGHLVFVSSLAALLGLPGAAGYSAAKAAVARLAESLQIDLAPQGIDVTLLYPGFVDKGNKKKRKPLSMSLSRMTDLTVRAILARRRCYIYPLSLRLALGLVRCLPAGLRIALLGRFAKKS, from the coding sequence ATGAACGCGGACATCCCTTCCTCCGTTACCGTCGTCACCGGGGCCTCGGGCGGGATCGGCCGCTCCCTCGCGCTGGCGTTGGCACGGCGCGGCGAAGCCGTGGTGCTGATCGCGCGCCGCAAGTCGCTGCTCGACGAAGCGGTCGACGAGATCACCAAGGCGGGCGGCCGGGCGCTGGCGATCGCTTGCGACGTCACGGACAGGGAGGCCCTGCGCGCCGCGGTCGCGGAGACCGAGCAATATTTCGGCCCGATCGGAAGAGTCATCGCGAATGCCGGCGGCGGCAAGCGGGCGGCGGGCTCGACGCTGAACGCCGAAGCCATCGAGGCGACGATGCGGCTCAACTATATGGGCACGGTGCATATCGTCGAGGCCGTGCTGCCTTACATGCTGGCGCGCGGGCAGGGGCATCTGGTCTTCGTGAGCAGCCTTGCCGCCTTGCTGGGATTGCCCGGTGCGGCCGGCTATAGCGCGGCCAAGGCGGCGGTGGCGCGGCTGGCCGAAAGCCTGCAGATCGATCTCGCGCCCCAGGGCATCGATGTGACGCTGCTCTATCCGGGCTTCGTCGACAAGGGCAACAAGAAGAAGCGCAAGCCCCTGTCGATGTCCCTGTCGCGCATGACCGACCTGACGGTCAGGGCGATCCTGGCGCGCCGGCGCTGCTACATCTACCCGCTGAGCCTGCGCTTGGCGCTGGGGCTGGTCCGATGCCTGCCGGCGGGCCTGCGGATCGCGCTGCTCGGCCGCTTCGCGAAGAAGAGCTGA
- a CDS encoding VOC family protein, whose product MTAQGMNHFTILAEDLGATVTFYTEFLGLKDGYRPDLGFPGAWMYAQAPTDHTGQAVLHIIAGRPMPNPRSGVIDHMAYTAKGMAATVAKLDAHGVKYMKRKQAGHAGTWQVFFYDPNGARIELDFAAAEGD is encoded by the coding sequence ATGACAGCCCAAGGCATGAACCATTTCACGATCCTCGCCGAAGACCTCGGGGCCACCGTGACGTTCTATACGGAGTTTCTGGGGCTCAAGGACGGCTATCGGCCCGACCTTGGTTTTCCGGGCGCCTGGATGTATGCGCAGGCGCCGACCGACCATACCGGCCAGGCCGTGCTCCATATCATCGCCGGGCGGCCCATGCCCAATCCGCGCTCCGGCGTGATCGACCATATGGCCTATACCGCCAAGGGCATGGCGGCGACCGTGGCCAAGCTCGACGCGCATGGGGTCAAATATATGAAGCGCAAGCAGGCCGGCCATGCCGGCACCTGGCAGGTGTTCTTCTACGATCCCAACGGCGCGCGTATCGAACTCGACTTCGCGGCGGCCGAAGGCGACTGA
- a CDS encoding M55 family metallopeptidase, producing MKVYISADIEGTAGITHWDEADRNNPAYPEFREEMTREVVAACDGAVAAGATDILIKDAHDSGRNIYVSQLPECARIVRGWSGHPYSMVQELDESFDALVLVGYHSRAGAEGNPLAHTMSLNVAEMRINGEPASEFMLHTYAAATLGVPVAFVSGDEGLCADVKKVNPKIGTFATSRGVGPSSVSVSPARAQRGIREGVNAALQEDLASMKIRLPNAFTLQIKYTNPVNAYQASFYPGAKHLGDRTIGFETGDFFEVMRAVKFTLRD from the coding sequence TTGAAAGTCTATATCAGCGCCGATATCGAAGGCACCGCCGGCATCACCCATTGGGATGAGGCCGACCGCAACAACCCCGCCTATCCCGAATTCCGCGAGGAAATGACGCGCGAGGTGGTGGCGGCCTGCGACGGCGCCGTGGCGGCGGGGGCGACCGACATCCTGATCAAGGACGCGCATGATTCCGGCCGCAACATCTATGTAAGCCAGCTGCCGGAATGCGCGCGCATCGTGCGCGGCTGGAGCGGCCATCCTTATTCGATGGTGCAGGAGCTCGACGAGAGCTTCGACGCGCTGGTCCTGGTCGGCTATCACTCGCGCGCCGGCGCCGAGGGCAACCCGCTCGCCCACACCATGTCGCTGAACGTGGCCGAGATGCGCATCAATGGCGAGCCGGCCTCGGAATTCATGCTCCACACCTACGCCGCCGCCACGCTCGGCGTGCCGGTCGCTTTCGTCTCCGGCGACGAGGGCCTCTGCGCCGACGTCAAGAAGGTGAACCCGAAGATCGGGACCTTCGCCACCAGCCGCGGCGTCGGGCCTTCGAGCGTCAGCGTCTCGCCAGCGCGCGCCCAGCGCGGCATCCGCGAGGGCGTCAATGCGGCCCTGCAGGAGGATCTGGCCTCGATGAAGATCCGCCTGCCCAACGCCTTCACGCTGCAGATCAAATACACCAACCCGGTGAATGCCTATCAGGCCTCGTTCTATCCGGGCGCCAAGCATCTGGGGGACCGCACCATCGGCTTCGAGACCGGCGATTTCTTCGAGGTGATGCGCGCGGTGAAGTTCACGCTCCGGGATTAG
- a CDS encoding 2'-5' RNA ligase family protein gives MSSAESALVVLVPDAEPLVDSFRQKYDPSAAEGIPAHITILYPFLSPDRIDTAVLGFLRQCFARVAPFRFSLAKTERLAAEVLYLAPDPAEPFRELTLAVWNRYPQTPPYGGKHTNIVPHLTVAQLADERELDRVAEEFAKASPEKLPIHAAATEVALMDNKSGRWQVRASLGLGGSIENL, from the coding sequence ATGTCATCGGCAGAATCAGCGTTGGTCGTCCTGGTACCGGACGCCGAGCCGTTGGTGGATTCCTTTCGACAAAAGTACGACCCTTCTGCCGCGGAGGGCATACCGGCCCACATCACAATATTGTACCCGTTCCTGTCACCCGACCGAATCGATACGGCAGTGCTCGGCTTTCTTCGACAATGCTTTGCGCGCGTTGCTCCGTTTCGCTTTTCCCTCGCGAAGACGGAGCGGCTCGCTGCAGAAGTCCTGTATTTGGCACCAGATCCCGCCGAGCCGTTTCGCGAACTGACTTTGGCCGTCTGGAATCGGTATCCGCAGACGCCGCCCTACGGCGGAAAGCATACTAACATCGTGCCGCACCTGACCGTTGCCCAACTTGCAGACGAGCGGGAATTGGACCGAGTTGCCGAGGAGTTCGCGAAAGCATCTCCGGAAAAGCTGCCGATCCATGCAGCAGCGACCGAAGTCGCGTTGATGGATAACAAATCGGGCCGGTGGCAGGTCCGCGCCAGCCTGGGGCTGGGCGGATCGATCGAAAACCTATAA
- a CDS encoding FAD/NAD(P)-binding protein: MAGQEGKTIAIVGGGFSGSLLAFHLLNRCGPQDRILLIERNRRFGLGLAYSTGNSNHLLNVRAGNMSAFSERPSHFVEWLRGLQAEELAQLAEPPGPTGFVPRGLFGRYIQHLLGDRIWREGRSRQLDLVTDEAVALHRRDRGWEVELAMGRRLAVDEAVLAIGNFPPAGSTPGYHGDPWDANALAGLAPDRAVLTLGTGLTMIDTVISLLDRGHRGPIYALSRRGLLPRVHLRTQGGALPAPWVFEEAPRGTSLVKLLRLVRATCREAEAQGRGWRVVIDGLRPHTQRLWQELSLRERARFLRHLRPWWDVHRHRTAPQIMERILEARDSGQLRLLTGRIASKDRRPGGFAVTVAPRGGLPPLSLVVDRIIDCSGPRTDCTKIDQPLLRQLLREGRIRPDPLRLGIEVEPDGAVVGRNGRAATDLFAIGPITKGTFWEIVAVPDIRVTCEQLAARLIPVPAAQVTARAS; this comes from the coding sequence ATGGCCGGCCAAGAAGGCAAGACCATCGCGATCGTCGGCGGCGGGTTCAGCGGATCGCTGCTCGCCTTTCATCTTCTCAACCGCTGCGGTCCGCAGGACCGCATTCTCCTGATCGAGCGCAATCGCCGCTTCGGGCTCGGGCTCGCCTACTCGACCGGCAACTCGAATCATCTGCTGAATGTGCGGGCCGGCAATATGAGCGCGTTCTCGGAGCGGCCCTCGCATTTCGTCGAGTGGCTGCGCGGCCTGCAGGCCGAAGAGCTGGCACAGCTGGCCGAGCCGCCGGGGCCGACGGGCTTCGTCCCGCGCGGCCTCTTCGGCCGCTACATCCAGCATCTGCTGGGCGACCGGATCTGGCGCGAAGGCCGCAGCCGGCAGCTCGATCTCGTGACCGACGAGGCCGTGGCCCTGCATCGCCGGGACCGTGGCTGGGAGGTGGAGCTGGCAATGGGCCGCAGGCTCGCGGTCGACGAGGCGGTGCTGGCGATCGGAAATTTCCCGCCCGCGGGCTCGACGCCGGGCTATCACGGCGATCCCTGGGACGCGAACGCGCTCGCCGGCCTCGCGCCGGACCGCGCTGTGCTGACTCTGGGCACGGGCCTCACCATGATCGATACGGTGATCTCGCTGCTCGATCGGGGTCATCGCGGACCGATCTATGCGCTCTCGCGCCGGGGCCTGCTGCCGCGCGTCCATCTGCGCACGCAAGGCGGCGCGCTCCCCGCCCCCTGGGTGTTCGAGGAAGCCCCGCGCGGAACCTCCCTGGTAAAACTCCTGCGCCTGGTGCGCGCGACCTGCCGGGAAGCCGAAGCGCAAGGCCGAGGCTGGCGCGTGGTGATCGACGGGCTTCGCCCGCACACGCAACGGCTCTGGCAGGAGCTGTCGCTTCGGGAACGGGCGCGGTTCCTGCGTCATCTCCGGCCCTGGTGGGATGTCCATCGTCACCGCACCGCGCCGCAGATCATGGAGCGCATCCTCGAGGCCCGCGACAGCGGCCAGCTTCGCCTCCTGACCGGACGCATCGCCAGCAAGGACCGCCGGCCCGGAGGATTCGCCGTGACCGTGGCGCCGCGCGGCGGCCTGCCGCCGCTCTCGCTGGTGGTCGATCGCATCATCGACTGCTCGGGCCCGCGCACCGATTGCACCAAGATCGATCAGCCGCTGCTGCGCCAGCTCCTGCGCGAGGGGCGGATCCGTCCCGATCCGCTGCGGCTCGGGATCGAGGTCGAGCCGGACGGCGCGGTCGTCGGGCGCAACGGCAGAGCCGCCACCGATCTCTTCGCGATCGGCCCGATCACCAAGGGCACCTTCTGGGAGATCGTCGCCGTTCCCGATATCCGGGTGACCTGCGAGCAGCTGGCGGCACGGCTGATTCCGGTGCCGGCGGCACAGGTCACCGCACGCGCGTCCTAG
- the tauD gene encoding taurine dioxygenase: MNHILLARRLTVTPLSPAIGAVIDGVNLARPLDAQNQARIEQALLAHKVIFFEDQNLTPDQHRDFAARFGKLHIHPIYPTVEGTPEVLVLDTHEGNPPDNDTWHTDVTFIETPPLGAVLYAKQLPPLGGDTIWSNSIAAYETLSTSMRTLLDGLTATHDFEKSFPRSRYATTPDDEAKWLRTRATHRPVVHPVVRTHPQTGRKGLFVNEGFTTHINELTRGESESLLRYIFTHVARPEFTVRHRWKPNTVAMWDNRCTQHYALADYLPHRRVMHRATILGDRPR; encoded by the coding sequence ATGAACCACATCCTTCTGGCCCGCCGTCTGACCGTGACGCCCCTCAGCCCCGCCATCGGTGCCGTCATCGACGGCGTCAACCTGGCCCGGCCCCTGGATGCCCAGAACCAGGCCCGGATCGAGCAGGCCCTCCTGGCCCATAAAGTCATCTTCTTCGAGGACCAGAACCTCACGCCCGACCAGCATCGCGATTTCGCTGCGCGGTTCGGCAAGCTTCATATCCACCCGATCTATCCGACGGTCGAAGGCACGCCCGAGGTCCTGGTGCTTGACACCCATGAAGGCAACCCGCCGGACAACGACACTTGGCACACCGACGTGACCTTCATCGAGACGCCGCCGCTGGGCGCTGTGCTCTATGCCAAGCAGCTCCCGCCCCTCGGCGGCGACACGATCTGGTCGAACAGCATCGCGGCTTACGAGACGCTCTCGACCTCGATGCGCACCCTTCTCGACGGGCTGACCGCGACCCACGATTTCGAGAAGTCGTTCCCTCGCTCGCGCTATGCGACGACTCCCGACGACGAGGCGAAATGGCTGCGGACGCGCGCGACCCATCGCCCCGTCGTCCATCCGGTGGTCCGCACCCATCCCCAGACCGGGCGCAAGGGCCTGTTCGTCAATGAGGGCTTCACCACCCATATCAACGAGCTCACCCGCGGCGAGAGCGAAAGCCTGCTGCGCTATATCTTCACCCACGTCGCGCGGCCGGAATTCACTGTGCGCCATCGCTGGAAGCCGAACACGGTCGCGATGTGGGACAACCGCTGCACCCAGCATTACGCGCTGGCCGACTATCTGCCGCACCGCCGCGTGATGCACCGCGCCACGATCCTCGGCGACCGTCCGCGCTGA
- a CDS encoding DHA2 family efflux MFS transporter permease subunit: MSSAAAGSAGAAAAPAGRIGHVGFITVCVMLATIMQALDTTIANVALPHMQGSLSATQDQISWVLTSYIVAAAIMTPPTGVLAAKFGRKRLFMWAVSGFTVASMLCGIATSLEEMVVFRLLQGVFGAALVPLSQSVLLDTYPREKHGQAMALWGVGVMVGPILGPTLGGYLTEIYNWRWVFYINLPFGILALLGIMAFLPETERDHKRRFDIFGFAMLSIAIGALQMMLDRGELLDWFGSTEIIIETVVAGTCFALFLVQTFTHEHPFLEPAIFHDRNLSIGLVIIFMVGVILLATMALLPPYLQNLMDYPVITTGFILAPRGVGTMIAMMVVGRLINKFDQRALIAFGLALAAYSLWQMAGFTPDVSQYTLIESGVIQGLGLGFIFVPLSTITFSTLAPRYRTEAAGLFSLMRNVGSSIGISVVIAMLSRNTQIVHSEIAEQVTPYGMMMQSPWLPSFWSPATQTGIAALNSEVTRQASAIAYVDDFLLMMWVTLLAAPLLLLLRKPRRATGEIPAAAIPD, translated from the coding sequence ATGAGCAGCGCCGCCGCCGGTTCTGCCGGCGCGGCCGCTGCGCCCGCCGGGCGGATCGGCCATGTCGGGTTCATCACCGTCTGCGTGATGCTCGCGACCATCATGCAGGCGCTCGACACGACCATCGCCAATGTCGCGCTCCCGCATATGCAGGGCAGCCTGTCGGCCACCCAGGACCAGATCTCCTGGGTGCTGACCTCCTATATCGTGGCGGCGGCGATCATGACGCCGCCGACCGGCGTGCTCGCGGCCAAGTTCGGCCGCAAGCGCCTCTTCATGTGGGCCGTCAGCGGCTTCACCGTGGCCTCGATGCTCTGCGGCATCGCCACCTCGCTCGAGGAGATGGTGGTGTTCCGGCTGCTGCAAGGCGTCTTCGGAGCTGCCCTCGTCCCGCTTTCGCAATCGGTGCTGCTCGATACCTATCCGCGCGAGAAGCATGGCCAGGCCATGGCGCTCTGGGGCGTGGGCGTGATGGTGGGCCCGATCCTGGGCCCGACGCTCGGCGGCTACCTGACCGAGATCTACAACTGGCGCTGGGTCTTCTACATCAACCTGCCCTTCGGCATCCTGGCGCTTCTGGGCATCATGGCCTTCCTGCCCGAGACCGAGCGCGACCATAAGCGCCGCTTCGATATTTTCGGTTTCGCCATGCTCAGCATCGCGATCGGCGCTTTGCAGATGATGCTCGACCGCGGCGAGCTGCTCGACTGGTTCGGCTCGACCGAGATCATTATCGAGACCGTGGTGGCGGGCACCTGCTTCGCCCTGTTCCTGGTCCAGACCTTCACCCACGAGCACCCGTTCCTCGAGCCCGCGATCTTCCATGACCGCAATCTCTCGATCGGGCTGGTCATCATCTTCATGGTGGGCGTGATCCTGCTGGCGACCATGGCGCTGCTGCCGCCCTACTTGCAGAACCTCATGGATTACCCGGTCATCACCACGGGCTTCATCCTGGCGCCGCGCGGCGTCGGCACGATGATCGCCATGATGGTGGTGGGCAGGCTGATCAACAAGTTCGACCAGCGTGCGCTGATCGCCTTCGGCCTGGCGCTCGCGGCCTATTCGCTCTGGCAGATGGCGGGCTTCACGCCCGACGTGTCGCAATACACGCTGATCGAGAGCGGCGTCATCCAGGGGCTGGGGCTGGGCTTCATCTTCGTGCCCTTGAGCACGATCACCTTCTCGACGCTGGCGCCGCGCTACCGCACCGAGGCCGCCGGCCTCTTCAGCCTGATGCGCAATGTCGGCAGCTCGATCGGCATCTCGGTCGTGATCGCGATGCTGTCGCGCAACACCCAGATCGTGCATTCCGAGATCGCGGAGCAGGTCACGCCCTACGGCATGATGATGCAGTCGCCCTGGCTGCCGTCCTTCTGGTCGCCGGCGACGCAGACCGGCATCGCTGCCCTGAATAGCGAGGTGACGCGCCAGGCCTCGGCCATCGCCTATGTGGACGATTTCCTGCTGATGATGTGGGTGACGTTGCTCGCGGCCCCGCTCTTGCTGCTGCTGCGCAAGCCGCGCCGCGCCACGGGCGAGATTCCGGCGGCCGCCATCCCGGACTGA
- a CDS encoding HlyD family secretion protein — translation MPDGSNSSVSSPHDAEDVIAAQREAATRRRLARRRFWRRVLLPAIPLLVLLVAGYIYVTGGRYVGTDNAYVRAHMVSVSADISARVTHVLVHENEQVAAGQPLFELDKEPLQIALDQAQANLDNVRNNIVALKAAYHQRQEDLQSAQTQIDFAEREYKRRAKMVETHVVSESDYDQARTQYQVAISAAGSVKQDIQRIMAELGGDPDIAPENHPQYLAALAQVNQAALDLKRATVLAPIAGIVSMVDHLRPGDYVNKGAPAFSLVAADSLWIEANMKETDLTYVKPGDKATITVDTYPGVEFPAVVDSIGAATGAEFSILPPQNSSGNWVKVVQRIPVRLVLQPNDDLPALKSGMSVLVDIDTQHHRLLPSVVRSALAWVGADSGVSQ, via the coding sequence ATGCCTGACGGATCCAATAGCAGCGTCTCCTCTCCCCACGACGCTGAAGACGTCATTGCGGCACAACGCGAAGCCGCCACCCGGCGCCGCCTCGCCCGACGCCGTTTCTGGCGGCGCGTCCTACTGCCCGCGATTCCGCTGCTGGTGCTGCTGGTCGCCGGCTATATCTATGTCACCGGCGGCCGCTATGTCGGGACCGACAATGCCTATGTGCGCGCCCATATGGTCTCGGTCAGCGCCGACATCTCGGCCCGCGTGACCCACGTCCTGGTCCATGAGAACGAGCAGGTCGCGGCCGGTCAGCCTCTGTTCGAGCTCGACAAGGAGCCGCTGCAGATCGCCCTCGATCAGGCCCAGGCCAATCTCGACAATGTCCGCAACAACATCGTCGCGCTCAAGGCCGCTTATCATCAGCGCCAGGAGGATCTCCAGTCCGCGCAGACGCAGATCGACTTCGCCGAGCGCGAATATAAGCGCCGCGCCAAGATGGTGGAGACGCATGTCGTCTCCGAATCCGACTACGACCAGGCGCGAACGCAGTATCAGGTCGCGATCAGCGCCGCCGGCAGCGTGAAGCAGGATATTCAGCGCATCATGGCGGAACTCGGCGGGGATCCGGACATCGCGCCGGAGAATCATCCGCAATATCTGGCGGCGCTGGCCCAGGTCAACCAGGCGGCGCTCGATCTCAAGCGGGCCACGGTGCTCGCCCCCATCGCCGGCATCGTCAGCATGGTCGATCACCTGCGGCCCGGCGACTATGTGAACAAGGGTGCCCCCGCCTTCAGCCTGGTCGCTGCGGATTCGCTGTGGATCGAAGCCAACATGAAGGAGACGGACCTCACCTATGTGAAGCCTGGCGACAAGGCGACGATCACGGTTGACACCTATCCGGGCGTCGAGTTTCCCGCCGTCGTGGACAGCATCGGCGCCGCCACGGGCGCCGAATTCAGCATCCTTCCGCCGCAGAACTCCTCCGGCAATTGGGTCAAGGTGGTGCAGCGCATTCCGGTCCGATTGGTGCTGCAGCCCAACGACGACCTGCCCGCCTTGAAGTCCGGCATGAGCGTGCTGGTCGATATCGACACGCAGCATCACCGCCTGCTGCCGAGCGTCGTCCGCTCGGCCCTGGCGTGGGTCGGCGCCGATAGCGGAGTTTCTCAATGA
- a CDS encoding MarR family winged helix-turn-helix transcriptional regulator — protein sequence MTGYNPERSFGFLLYDAARLLRRDFDRRARSLGLTRAQWSVLAHLKRNEGSNQASVADTLELEPITLVRLLDRLEAAGWVERRPDPDDRRARQLFLKDKARPVLDQLMALAAETRAVALAGIDEREQDFLIEALIKVRANLTSRDLAAEKTTNGAAEPEVAVNHA from the coding sequence ATGACCGGATACAATCCCGAACGCAGTTTCGGTTTTCTGCTCTATGACGCGGCCCGTCTCCTGCGGCGCGATTTCGATCGCCGCGCCCGAAGCCTGGGGCTCACGCGCGCTCAATGGTCGGTGCTGGCGCATCTCAAGCGCAACGAAGGCTCGAACCAGGCCTCTGTCGCCGACACGCTCGAGCTCGAACCGATCACGCTGGTTCGCCTGCTCGACCGGTTGGAAGCCGCGGGCTGGGTCGAGCGCCGGCCCGATCCGGACGACCGCCGTGCCCGCCAGCTGTTCCTGAAGGACAAGGCGCGACCCGTGCTCGACCAGCTGATGGCGCTGGCCGCGGAGACCCGCGCCGTCGCGCTAGCCGGCATCGACGAACGGGAGCAGGACTTTCTCATCGAGGCCCTCATCAAGGTGCGGGCCAATCTCACCAGCCGCGACCTCGCCGCCGAGAAAACGACGAACGGTGCGGCAGAACCCGAAGTGGCCGTGAATCATGCCTGA
- the modA gene encoding molybdate ABC transporter substrate-binding protein: protein MPLRSENRRRFVASLMAGVVAVGLTVAPVVAWAADPVIFAAASLKNALDDVAKAYEAKTGHKVTISYAGSSALAKQIEQGAPADIFISADLDWMDYLANKNLIRNDTRRNLLGNTLVLVAPADSSVSLKIAPGFDLAKALGDGRLAVADPASVPAGKYAKASLEKLGAWDSVKDKLAQAENVRAALAFIAQGEAPLGIVYQTDATAEPKVKVVDTFPADSHAPIIYPVAQTASSTNPDAAAFLQFLGTEDAHKLFEGQGFEVLK from the coding sequence ATGCCGTTGCGGAGTGAGAATCGTCGCCGGTTCGTGGCGTCGCTGATGGCCGGCGTTGTTGCGGTGGGTTTGACGGTCGCGCCGGTCGTGGCGTGGGCCGCCGATCCGGTGATCTTCGCCGCCGCCAGCCTCAAGAATGCGCTGGATGATGTGGCCAAGGCCTACGAAGCCAAGACCGGCCACAAGGTGACGATCTCCTATGCCGGCAGCTCCGCGCTGGCGAAACAGATCGAGCAGGGGGCGCCCGCCGACATCTTCATCTCGGCCGATCTCGATTGGATGGATTACCTCGCCAACAAGAATCTCATCAGGAACGACACCCGCCGCAATCTGCTGGGCAACACGCTCGTGCTGGTGGCGCCCGCCGACAGCAGCGTCTCGCTCAAGATCGCGCCGGGTTTCGACCTGGCGAAGGCGCTGGGCGACGGCAGGCTCGCGGTGGCCGATCCGGCGTCGGTGCCGGCCGGCAAATATGCCAAGGCGTCGCTGGAAAAGCTGGGCGCGTGGGACAGCGTGAAGGACAAGCTGGCCCAGGCCGAGAATGTCCGGGCCGCGCTCGCCTTCATCGCCCAGGGCGAGGCGCCGCTCGGCATCGTCTATCAGACCGACGCGACCGCCGAGCCCAAGGTCAAGGTCGTGGACACCTTCCCCGCCGACAGCCACGCGCCGATCATCTATCCTGTCGCCCAGACGGCCTCCTCGACCAACCCCGACGCAGCCGCTTTCCTGCAGTTCCTGGGGACCGAGGACGCCCACAAGCTGTTCGAGGGGCAGGGCTTCGAGGTCCTGAAATAG
- the modB gene encoding molybdate ABC transporter permease subunit, producing the protein MSFSFSPEELVAIGLSLKVALWAVVASTPVGVLVALLLARCEFWGKSLVNGLVHLPLILPPVVTGYILLLLFGRRGPLGEFLEASFGIVFAFRWTGAALAAAVMGFPFLVRAVRLSIEAVDRRLESAAGTLGARPAWVFLTVTLPLSVPGLLAGMTLMFGKALGEFGATITFVSNIPGETQTLPTAIYAFTQVPGGEAQALRLVLVSVAISLAALMLSEVFARRLARRVVAA; encoded by the coding sequence GTGTCGTTCTCCTTCAGTCCTGAAGAACTTGTCGCAATCGGCCTCAGCCTGAAGGTGGCTCTCTGGGCCGTGGTCGCCAGCACGCCGGTCGGCGTGCTGGTAGCCCTGCTGCTGGCGCGATGCGAGTTCTGGGGCAAGTCGCTCGTCAATGGGCTGGTGCATCTGCCGCTGATCCTGCCGCCCGTGGTGACCGGCTACATCTTGCTGCTGCTGTTCGGACGCCGCGGTCCCCTGGGCGAGTTTCTCGAAGCCAGCTTCGGGATCGTCTTCGCCTTCCGCTGGACCGGCGCCGCCCTCGCCGCGGCCGTGATGGGTTTTCCCTTCCTGGTGCGCGCCGTGCGGCTCTCGATCGAGGCGGTCGACCGGCGGCTTGAATCCGCGGCCGGCACCCTCGGCGCGCGGCCGGCCTGGGTGTTCCTCACGGTGACCCTGCCGCTCTCCGTGCCCGGCCTGCTCGCCGGCATGACCCTCATGTTCGGCAAGGCGCTCGGCGAGTTCGGCGCCACCATCACCTTCGTCTCCAACATCCCGGGCGAGACCCAGACGCTGCCGACGGCGATCTATGCCTTCACCCAAGTTCCGGGCGGAGAGGCGCAGGCACTGCGCCTGGTGCTGGTGTCGGTCGCCATCTCGCTTGCGGCTTTGATGCTGTCGGAAGTCTTCGCGCGTCGTCTGGCGCGCCGGGTCGTCGCCGCGTGA